TCATTACATCATTTACTAAAGAACACAGCTCAGAAATGGCACTAAACAATCACTGAACGATCTAAGATGTCAAAAAGAGTTCCAACTTTAACAACGTAATCGACATTTCAGAGCAGGCACCAATCAAAAGGACCCAACTTTCACCTCTACACAAACTCAAAAGGAAGAAAGAGACAAACCTTGACGAAGTTTCCAAGAGTCTTAGTAGATCCCCTGGAAGAAATGAAAACATCATCAATCCCATTGAACTGAAGCACCATCTTAGGAACCCTAGCCGCCACGATACCAGCACCTCTGGGAGCAGGAACCATCCTCACCGTAACGGAACCACACTTCCCCGTAACCTTACAAGGAACCGTATGCGGCTTCCCAATCTTGTTACCCCAGTACCCTCTCCTCACAGGAGATGATGAGAGAAGGGAAAAACAGAGATACGCCGATTGCACGGAGGAGATGATTCCTTTCACAAAACCAATCGTCCTCCCGACGGAGAACACGAGTAAAAAGGAGAGAAAGAAAAAAAAATTAACAGTTTCATGACACGTGTATTAAGAAAGCGCTTGATGATCGGTTGCCAAAACACTTCACTAAGGATCGGTTACCATATAATTTCTTTTTGTTTTGATTTACTTAAATGCCTTCTTTTGTTTAAAACCCCTACCGAGAAACTGCATTAACGATGGTCTAACAAATAAAAGAGTAGACAAAGTTGCATGGGCTCTTATGTAATTTTGAAAAGTTGTCGGAGAAAATTAAATAAGTATTTTCTTTAAAAAAAATATAATTAGCTTGAAGCCCACGCACAGTTTTTGTCTTTCTTCTCTCAATATTAATCATCCCATTCCCAGCAATCTATCTCCTAGAAAAATAATCTGATTCTTTTCACCTAATATTAGCTGGAGACGAAACCCTAGATTTTGTCAAGCTCGAAGAAGAAGAAATCATATGGCAGGAGTTGGACCGATGACGCAAGATTGGGAGCCGGTGGTGATCCGAAAGAGAGCCCCTAACTCCGCCGCCAAGCGCGACGAGAAAACCGTCAACGCCGCTCGTCGATCCGGCGCCGATATCGAATCCGTCAGAAAATGTTTGTTTCCTCTCTTCCACTTCTCCTTTTCTTTTTCTTAATTGATTCATTGCGCAGTTCGGGGTATTGATTCCATCTAACTGTGATCGTTCTTGTTGTGCGTGTTGGGCTTAGACAATGCTGGAACCAACAAGGCAGCCTCAAGTGGCACATCTCTCAACACAAAGAGGCTTGATGACGACACTGAGAACCTCGCTCGTAAGTCAATTGTGTTTGTATTCTGTAGGCAATTGTGTTTTATTTTCTTGATTCTGTTGAGTTTTGTTGGATGTTTGTGTAATGACAAATTGGAAACATAGAGAGAGAGAGAGTTTGTCTTATGGTCTGAAGAATCTATGATTGTTTTAGAGGAGAAGCTTTTTTTATTTGTTTGATGCTAAAGCCACATGTAATGGGGTTTATCTACCATAGAGTTTTTAGGTCTGTCAATGTCTGTGTGACGACGAATTGTAATCAGAGAGAGAGACAGAGTTTGTCTATGGCCCCTGAGTATATGATGCTTTTTTTATTCATTTGATGCGAATTTAATGCTAAAGCTACATGTAATGAGTTTCTCTATCATTGTGATTTCAGATGAGCGTGTGCCTACTGAGCTTAAGAAAGCCATTATGCAAGCTCGAACTGACAAGAAGCTTACCCAGTCCCAACTTGCTCAAGTATTATATTTATCCTTTTTCTCTCTATATCTGTCTCTTCTTATTATCACGCAGTTCATGACATAAAGCTTGTTTCTTTCTTTTGGTAGATCATCAATGAGAAGCCACAAGTGATCCAAGAGTATGAGTCTGGTAAAGCGATCCCCAACCAGCAGATCCTTTCTAAGCTTGAGAGAGCTCTTGGAGCTAAACTTCGTGGTAAGAAGTGATCATCATCAATTCCTCAAGTTGAACATCACTTAATTGCAGTTTCACTATTCTTAATGACTGTGTGGTAACAACAATCAGTGCTTTGATGTAATGTCGTAACTTTTCTAAAGAATAATCTTTTCTCATGTAAGAAAGATAGAACCGTTTGAATGTTTGGTTGATAAATCACTCTTTTCATAAACATATATCAATAAATATAAGTAACTTTGGGGGTTTTTTTTTTCATCACACACAGCTTCTTTTGTTGATGATTAACTTAGAAAATGCGCAAATACATTTTGTTGATCCTTGATCATTCCTTTGTTCTTCTCCACCCACCAAGACCCTGGCACTTAACACTCATCTTTCAAGTTTCAAGAACTCACATGACTTGTTCACTAATGCTATATTTCTCTTCACCATCAGCTCCTTTCTTCCCATTCCATCCTGCAACCACATGGAGCATTTCCTGCACAAAAATCAACAACAAAAACATGTTAGTCTCTACTCTGTATCGCTGTGTCAGAAAGTGAGAGAATCTCCCACCTGAAGATTGTGTCAGTCCCGTGGATTCCTTGAATCCTTTTAAGGTGACTTCTTTGTATTAATCACAAAGTTGGTTCATATATCCACATACCCCTATAGTCCTCCTGGATATTTAGTTAAGAGATCAATCACAAAGTTCTTATGACTTGTAACTTCATCCTTGAACTCTGTTTCCTACCTGTGGACAACCAAACACGATCGCAGTGACTGGAACATCGTCACTGGAATCGTTCTCAGCTATGTAATAGGCGGCAAGAACAGCCTCTGTAGCTCCTAAGCTATGTCCAGTAAATACAACGCTTTGTTTCTAGTCCTTATACTTCAACAGAAGCTCCTTGATCTTAGTCAGCAACTAGCCGTAGACTCAGTTTAGTGAACTTCGATGATTCCGGGTGATCAGAAGTGTAGATTGTGAGCCACCCGAGCATCACCTTACAGTACCCTTCTTCATCTTTACTGTCGCTAGTATAAGTACTACCAGCTTCAACAACCTTTAAACCAGAACCGTTCTGTTCCGGTCCACGGAACAACATGTCAGCTGAAGTAGGCCTAGCTCCCAAAACATTGATCCACTCATAAATCCTACTCGTCCCTCTCAGAACCACGTAGATCTCACAGAGGAAGCTTGTGACCTTGGGAGTAAAGTCAGTTTTGGAAGAGGTTCTATGAGAAGCAGTATGGTGCTAAGAACTTGAGTTTTGTCATGGAGAAGATGGAGCGGAGTAAAGTCAGTTTTAAGTGGAGAGAGTTATATGAGGTTGGTTTTTGTTTCTTCAAGTCTTATAGAAGGATTGAGATACGTAAAGATAATAGGCTGGTGGTTTGCATGCAGGCAAAATTGAAAGTTGTGGAAGAAGATGAGAAGGAAGCTGTTGATCGGCTTAAGCAACGTTACAAGAATGAAGATGCAAGTACGATCTTTCGCTTATTGATTTTCTGTTATGGTCATTTGGTCCATTGCTAGGAGCATGTTCTTAAGCAAAATATATTGTCAGGGAAACAAAGTCGTCAAACTAAGCTCTGCGCAAAAACTCCTCCAATGAAAAAACCTTTCTGGGGTAACATCTTTGTGTGATTCTTTTTGTATCATCTTCGTTTTTTGTCCAAACCATTGATCAGTTCTCTTACTTCGTTTACATGATTCTGCATTGTCTATTAGTTCTCTTCCAAAGAGAACCGGCTTATCTGCAAACCTGCCTTCAACTTCAAGAAGCAACTCTTGTGGCGAACAAGTGAAAAATCTCACTGCAGTTAAAAGGAACACGACCCACCCAAAAGAGTTTCAGGTAACATAATATGATCTCTGACCAACACCCCTATGACTTTATCTATCGATCGACATGCTTTATCCTCTAAAACCTTTGATCGGTTCTCTAACTACATTAACCAAACTGTGGCTTGTCTAGTATTTCTGCTCCAAAGAGGACTAACCTCTCCGCAAAGAGGATCAACAGCCTTCTTGGGACTGCTCCTTTGATAGACTGAAGTTATCTATTACTTGTAAATCCCAAACTCGTGTATTGAATAAGAATGAAGAAGTGTTTACAGCTTTGTATCTCAACAATGAATCACTCTCATCACGAGTTCATCATCATCGACAGTCTCATAGCGACTGGAAACAGAGGACTCATCTCGTCTCTCTACAATCACATACAAAAGCATACCTTTCCAATGGACACTATACTCCTTATTTAATATCGTCTAACGGTATGAAATGAATAACTGCAAATACTCTCTTTCAATCCAAAGGTTTCTTTTATTCTTCTTCTGTTCCCTCCTCTTCTGTTACTTCCTCACTCTCTTCCTTTGCTTCTTTACCCCTCCTCTTACGGTAATATNNNNNNNNNNNNNNNNNNNNNNNNNNNNNNNNNNNNNNNNNNNNNNNNNNNNNNNNNNNNNNNNNNNNNNNNNNNNNNNNNNNNNNNNNNNNNNNNNNNNNNNNNNNNNNNNNNNNNNNNNNNNNNNNNNNNNNNNNNNNNNNNNNNNNNNNNNNNNNNNNNNNNNNNNNNNNNNNNNNNNNNNNNNNNNNNNNNNNNNNNNNNNNNNNNNNNNNNNNNNNNNNNNNNNNNNNNNNNNNNNNNNNNNNNNNNNNNNNNNNNNNNNNNNNNNNNNNNNNNNNNNNNNNNNNNNNNNNNNNNNNNNNNNNNNNNNNNNNNNNNNNNNNNNNNNNNNNNNNNNNNNNNNNNNNNNNNNNNNNNNNNNNNNNNNNNNNNNNNNNNNNNNNNNNNNNNNNNNNNNNNNNNNNNNNNNNNNNNNNNNNNNNNNNNNNNNNNNNNNNNNNNNNNNNNNNNNNNNNNNNNNNNNNNNNNNNNNNNNNNNNNNNNNNNNNNNNNNNNNNNNNNNNNNNNNNNNNNNNNNNNNNNNNNNNNNNNNNNNNNNNNNNNNNNNNNNNNNNNNNNNNNNNNNNNNNNNNNNNNNNNNNNNNNNNNNNNNNNNNNNNNNNNNNNNNNNNNNNNNNNNNNNNNNNNNNNNNNNNNNNNNNNNNNNNNNNNNNNNNNNNNNNNNNNNNNNNNNNNNNNNNNNNNNNNNNNNNNNNNNNNNNNNNNNNNNNNNNNNNNNNNNNNNNNNNNNNNNNNNNNNNNNNNNNNNNNNNNNNNNNNNNNNNNNNNNNNNNNNNNNNNCAACGATCCCAGACGCTCCGAAGTAGCTTTGTCAGCTCGCGCAAGCTTATCGCAACCGATTCGCATATACTCGATTTCATCTTCCATTCATCGCCAAACCGTCTCTTTCTGCATCCCGAAGGTCGTCGTCGCCTCCGATTCAACTCCGATCCTCGTATCTTCCATCAATGCTGTTACACGTGAGCTCGATCAAGTTTCGCCGCACCAATGATAGACTGAAGTTATCTATTACTTGTAAATCCCAAACTCGTGTATTGAATAAGAATGAAGAAGTGTTTACAGCTTTGTATCTCAACAATGAATCACTCTCATCACGAGTTCATCATCATCGACAGTCTCATAGCGACTGGAAACAGAGGACTCATCTCGTCTCTCTACAATCACATACAAAAGCATACCCTACCAATGAACACTCTACTCCTTATTTAATATCGTCTAACGGTATGAAATGAATAACTGCAAATACTCTCTTTCAATCCAAAGGTTTCTTTTATTCTTCTTCTGTTCCCTCCTCTTCTGTTACTTCCTCACTCTCTTCCTTTGCTTCTTTACCCCTCCTCTTACGGTAATATACCTTTCGGTACCTATCAATACTTCCCCCAACGAAATCCAACTTGCCCTCAAGCTGGTAATCAGGAAAATGAGTGATGAAATCCTGATAATACAGCCATGAATTTTCCAATGAAGATTTCCCAACCCACTTAACCAATAACTCCAGTTCACCCTTTGCATCATAACGCTTCTCCAATACATCTTCTGGACTAATCGGTTCTGCAGCCTCCGTGATACTCCCTGGTGGTAACGCATCACATTGCTCCTGCGAACCCAAAGGCTAACTTCAATTGGGAAATATGGAACACAGGATGGATCTTTGCAGCTGGAGGTAATTGTAACTTATAAGCTGTGTTTCCAATGCGCTCCAACACTTTGTATGGGCCATAGAATTTCGCTGCAAGTTTCTGACAAACTCTATGAGCCACAGTCTTCTGACGATAGGGTTGTAGCTTAAGAAATACCATGTCACCAACCGCCAACTGAACATCTCTCCTTGACTTATCGGCTTGATTCTTCATTATCTCCTGAGCACGAGTAAGTGTTTGTTTTAAACTGATCAATACCTCATCCCTTTCCAATAATGCCCGCTCCAGCTCAAAGTTCTTTGTAGAACCCTGTTCAAAACGCAGAATAGGAGGAGGATCACGGCCATAGACCACTTTGGACGGAGTTGTCTGAATCGACTTGTGAAACGTCGTGTTATACCATAGCTCTGCCCATGCCATATAACTGTGCCAAGTCCGAGGGGGAGGAGACGAGAAAAATCTCAAATATGTTTCCAAACAACGGTTGAGCACCTCAGATTGACCATCCGTCTGAGGGTGAAATGCCGTACTATACTGAAGCTTAGTCCCAGCCAAACGGAAAGCCTCTGTCCAAAAAGAACTCGGAAAGATCCTGTCTCTATCTGACGTGATGCTCTTCGGAAAACCATGTAAACGGACAATCTCAGACACGAACTTCTTGGCTACATCCAGTGCAGAGAACGTGTGTTTAAGGCTGATGAAATGAGCAAATTTGCTTAAACGATCGATCACCACCAATATGCTGTTATAACCATTAGACCCCGGAAGCCCCTCACTGAAGTCCATATTGATGTCTTCCCAAATCATCTCTGGAATCGGTAATGGTTGAAGCAAACCGGCTGGAGAGAGAGTTGAATGTTTGTGTGTTTGGCAAATACCACAAGCCGCCACATACTCTTGCACCTGCTTGTACATTCCAGTCCAATAAAACGAACACTGAACTCTCTTCAAAGTTTTCAAAACACCTGAATGACCACCGAATTTACTGTCATGAGCCTCTCGCAATATCACTGAAATGAATTTTGAAGTCTTAGGAATCACCAATCTTTTCTTTGACCACAATCTCCCTTCTATCACCGTATACTTCTTAGAGTGCAATTCTCCTTTCTGAATCTGCATGACCCTTGTGCTTAACTTCGTATCGTCTTGTATTTTCTTATACAGATCTTCCCATTGTAAAGCTGTTGGGACTGTCAATGATAGTAACAGTGAAGAGACAGACATACTCCGAGACAAGCCATCTGCTGCCTTGTTTTCCGGTCCCGGTTTATAGAAGATGTCAAAGTCAAATCCCAATAGCTTTGTTAACCACTTTTGATACTCCAAATTTACCTCTTTTTGCTCCAACAAAAACTTCAAGCTCCGCTGATCCGTGTGAACATGAAACTTTCTACCAAGTAGATAGTGTTTCCACTTTCTCACTGCCATCACGATAGCCATCAGTTCTCTTTCATAAGCTGGTTTCAGTTGCTCCCGTGCTGTCAGAGCATGGCTAAAGAAAGCGATGGGCCTCTTGTTCTGCATAAGCACAGCGCCTAACCCGAATCCTGAGGCGTCTGATTCGATCACAAAAAAATGACTGAAGTCTGGTAACGCAAGTACTGGTGCCGTTACCATTGCATGTTTCAACTTTTCAAAAGCTTGCTGAGCTTCAGTAGGCCAAGAGAACTGATCCTTCTTCAGCAGTGTGGTCAAAGGACGAGCAATACTTCCATAATCTCTTATAAACTTCCGATAATATCCAGTTAACCCAAGGAATCCTCTCAACTGCTTAACCACCTTGGGTATAGGCCATATATTCATAGCATTAGTCTTTGCAGAATCAGTAGCTACGCCATTAGCTGATATTATATGGCCTAAGTATTCCACACTCGGTACTGCAAACGTGCATTTCTTTTGATTAGCATATAAATTCAGCTCCCTCAACACTTCTAACACTTGTCTTAGATGATTCTTGTGATCTGACTGATTCTTGCTGTAGATCAATATGTCATCAAAGAACACAAGGACAAAACGGCGGAGGAATGGTTTAAACACCTTGTTCATGAGTGCCTGAAAAGTGGCTGGAGCGTTGGTCAAACCAAATGGCATGACCAGGAACTCGTAATGTCCTTCCATTGTCCGGAACGCTGTCTTATGAATGTCTGCTTCCACCATTTGTATTTGGTGATAGCCTGAGCGTAGATCAAGCTTTGTAAAGACCGTAGCCCCATGTAACTCGTCGAGTAACTGGTCTATGACAGGAATAGGGTACTTGTCTAACACGGTTACTCTGTTCAAAGCCCTGTAGTCCACGCAAAAACGTAGAGAACCGTCCTTCTTCTTCACTAGTAGTACAGGGCTTGAGAAAGGACTGGTGCTTGGTCGTATGATGCCCGTAGATAACATATCATTCACCATCTGTTCCATAGCCACCTTGCTGGCATGAGGATACCGATAAGGTCGAACAGATACTGAAGATACTCCTGGTTGTAAGTTGATTGCGTGTTCTTGTCCACGAAATGGTGGTAAGGCAGTTGGTACTGCGAACACATCAACAAACTCCTGGAGTATTTGGGAGAATTGCAAACGAACTTCTGGAAATGGAGATGTTGCTATAGAAGAAGCAAGAAGCACTTCTCTTCCTATCTTGCAGCTTGTATAGACCGGTTTCAATGACTTGAAAGAGAACTTAGTGCCGTGTAGCTCTTTCTCGCCTAACAAGGTCACTTTGTTTCCTTCATAGACAAACGAAAGGACCTGCTCCTTCCAGTCCACTTCGCAAATGCCTAAGGTTTCAAGCCATTGAATACCAAGTATCACATCTACATTCCCCAGTTCAAGAGAGATGAAGTCACTTGTGAAGTTGGTTTGATTTAGTTGGAATGAAACTGATCTGCATACTCCCATTGCATTCACAGTCACTCCATTACCCAACAACACGTCCAAGCTACTGTCAGCATAAACTTTCAATCGTAACTTGTCCACAACCTCAGGTGAGATGAAGTTATGTGATGCTTCGCTATCAAGCATGACAATCACCTCTCTGTTATTTATAAAACCTCTCATCTTCGTAGTCTTCGGAGAGTCAATGCCCAAATAAGAATTCAGTGATAACGTGTGTAGTACTTGCGGATTCTGTTGTTCTTGTTGATCTTCCTCTTCGTTTGAGTCAATAACCTCAAGCTCTAATCCGTTGATCACTGTAAGTACTCTTAGCATTCTATTTGGACATTCCATTCTGTGAGCTGGAGACCAAGGAGCTTTGCATTTGAAACAGATCTTCTCTTTTCTCATACGGTCAAGTTCTGCATCTGAATATTGTTGCCTTGGTCTCAATGTGTTTCGTTGTGGTGGTAAATTTTCTTTGTTAGCTCCAGCTTCTAGCCGTGGTTGATCGCCGCTTTGCTTTGGAGTGAAACTTGCAGTTTTAACATTATGAGATTGGCGCTGATATGCTTTTTGAATGTCACCTCCTGCCGCTGATCCAATCACCTTGCAGAAAGTAGTTTTCTGCATCTTCAACACTGCTAGTTTATGATTCGTTAAACCCACTAGTTCCTTCATTCTGATTACCTCCTTCATCTCTGGTTTCAATCCATTGAAGAAAACCTTTATCAATTTTTTCTCATCAATTCCTGTTACTTGATTTCTCAGAGACTCAAACTCGTTGACATAGTCTACAATGTCGCCTTCTTGTTGTAGACAGAACAATCTCGCTGCAGGATCATTATCAATTGGACCAGCAAATCTTTCTAACATCCTCTCTGTAAATTGAGTCCAACTCAGAAATGGATCATTGAGCATTTCTCCGTTAAACCAATTTAGAACGGGACCCTCCAAGCTCAATGATACCAACTGTAATTTATCCTCTTCGTCATAGTTACCAATTCTGAAGAACCTCTCCACCCTGGAAATCTAATCAAATGGCAAAGGACCAGCAAACACAGGCATATCCACTTTTCTCAACATCGTATCTCTATTTGTTAACGCATTGTGGATTCCTCGATAACCTAAATGATTTTGATCCAGATCTGAAGTTGCGATCGGTACCTGATCATGATAATCCATTGAAGAAGACGCAATCCCTTTGCCAGGCCGTTGATTGATCACAGAACTAGCTTCGATCCGAGCTAGTGTGGCCGTTATCGAGGACATCTGACTCTCCAATGCTCCCAATCTGACCGCTGATTCCGATCCCATCGTCGCGATTTGATTCTCCAACGATCCCAGACGCTCCGAAGTAGCTTTGTCAGCTCGCGCAAGCTTATCGCAACCGATTCGCATATACTCGATTTCATCTTCCATTCGCCGCCAAACCGTCTCTTTCTGCATCCCGAAGGTCGTCGTCGCCTCCGATTCAACTCCGATCCTCGTATCTTCCATCAATGCTGTTACACGTGAGCTCGATCAAGTTTCGCCGCACCAATGATAGACTGAAGTTATCTATTACTTGTAAATTCCAAACTCGTGTATTGAATAAGAGTGAAGAAGTGTTTACAGCTTTGTATCTCAACAATGAATCACTCTCATCACGAGTTCATCATCATCGACAGTCTCATAGCGACTGGAAACAGAGGACTCATCTCGTCTCTCTACAATCACATACAAAAGCATACCCTACCAATGAACACTCTACTCCTTATTTAATATCGTCTAACGGTATGAAATGAATAACTGCAAATACTCTCTTTCAATCCAAAGGTTTCTTTTATTCTTCTTCTGTTCCCTCCTCTTCTGTTACTTCCTCACTCTCTTCCTTTGCTTCTTTACCCCTCCTCTTACGGTAATATACCTTTTGGTACCTATCATCCTTCAACTTCAAGAAGCAACTCTTATGGTGAAGGGAATCTACCTCCAAAGAGGATCAACAGCCTTACTGGGACTGCTCCTTCAACTTCAAGAAGCATTTCTTATGGTGAGGGGAATTTACCTCCAAAGAGGATCAACAGCCTTTCTGGGACTGCCCCTTCAACTTCAAGAAATACAGCCACCAAAAGAAAACATGTAGTGTAACCTAAGAGGCTAAGACATTCTATTCAGATCATATTTATTCAAGTGTGTCATTTGCATGTCTTCTTCAAGTTTCAAACTTTTGTCGCTTGAGGATAAGTAACAATAAATCTTCAATGATTCTGCAATTATGTTGATTGAGTTTGTTTCTTTTTTACTTGTTTCTCTGTTTGAGAAATCTCACAACAAAAGTTTATATGGAGAATAAAGCGATCGATATGGAAACTATAGGAAGAGTGTGAGAGAGGTTGAAGAGAACCTTGGAAGCAGCCAGATTACCTAGACTGGTCAAAAGAGAGTATGTGCTTGAGAATCTATGAGTGGTTTTTGGAAAATAAATTATCAACCAATCTCACTAATTAATTAATTTACCAGTGATTAAAAAAGATTAAGAAATGTTGAATATAATATAAAATTTCATGTTGAATGTAGGCTTTAGTATACCAGAGTCATTCATATTCATGCATTTCTGACACCATGATCTCATGTTATAATGCAACAAAAACACATAAGAGGACATCGATTTTACTGAAACAAAGCAACCAAGTGAGGAATTACGTGTCCTGGCAGCAGTCAAATGAGTGAAACATAGCTTATATGGTTCAGTTCTCAGATTTCAGCACTCCAAAGTGTAACAGAGCTACATGGCACGCAGAATGTAAACAGAAAACAAACCAACCTACCTAACAATGAAAGGCTCTTCATCTCAACTCATCGGTTCAGTTATATTTGATTATAGTGAAACAGACGTTTGTTCTCCGATGTGTTTCTCTTATGCTCTGCTCTAAGGTTGATGTCTTGTTTCCACAACGAACCAATCAGCCATTCCTCTTTTTTTTTTTTTGGTCTTAACTACTCTTCAAATTTTCTTTCATAGTATTTAGCTTTATTATCTTCCTTCGTTGGTTTTAGTCTGTGTTTGTTTTTTTGCAATCGTTTTTTGAACGGTAACATTGCAACTAACATATGAAACAACCTTGGAGATAGTCCGTGAAAGGAGTACCTGTTTAAACCGGCATAAGATCTTATACAATAGCAGTTCGAAGTACAGGAATGGAAAAGGTAGGTGAAGAAGAGGAGAAGACCATGGAAGAAACAAGCAACTCAGCCGAAAAAAATAACTACATGACTAAATATATTGTCTTGTACTGTATGCATTGTTCTAAAAAACGGTTTAGGCGGCATCAAATATGTCTTAGCCGAAACGATTTTATTAAAATACGATTTATACGATTCAAATCGGTATAAATCAATTTTAAACTGGTATTAACCATTTTAAATTAATATAAATTAGCATAAATTTGTTAAATTAAATAATAACGTTAGTACAAGTCCATAAATTTGTCTAATTTATTTTGTTTTGTATATCTAATTTGATATTTCCTCAGAATAGTTTTATAATTAAACTTAAAGACTAAAATATTTTATATAAATGTAAAAATATATAAAATAAATCAATAATGTTGACACATGAGTTCCGTTTAAGCTTTGAATAATTTGCGTAGTCGCTAGTCTTCATTTACGAAACGTTTAGTTTTTGGACAGTTTTGACCTCGGATCTTAATTAAATCCAGTAAGTTCATAGTAAGCTTAAAAATATCGACCCACATTGGAATTCTTTGTTCATGTGCATGTGAAATGAGCTCATCTAAAATAAAAATAAGACACATTACCACGTAAGATGAGCTTGCTCTTAAATTAATATGGAATTAATATGGGTAAAGCACAACATATTTATCTTTTAAAAACAAAGGGAATAATAAATACAAGTAAAAATAGTAAATTATAATACATGCAGAAATAAATCTGGTTTCAAGTTTGGTGATTAGTTTGGGATGTAGAAGATGATTATAGACTAGTTTGGCAATAAATCATGAAGATGACACCTTTGACTGGGACGCTGGAGTATGGAAAATCCACACTGCCCCCAAGCTCAAACTATTCTTATGGAAGATTTTCCGAGGAGCATTACCAGTGGGCGAATGTTTGGCCACCCGAAACATCACCTCCACCATCAACGGCAAGAGATGCAACACTCCCGAATCTATTACTCATCTTTTTCTTCACTGCGGTTTAGCACAAAAAGTATGGAAGCTGGCACCTTTCTCCACTGGCGTGAACACTAGAGGATCAGTAGATTTTCCTGGTTGTTGGAACGATCTTTGCAGGTTGGTGTGTCTCCCTCCCTCCAGCATTACCGCAGGACCACTCGCCCCCTGGATTTATGGCACCTTTGGTTGGCAAGGAATGACTACGTGTTCAATAACAAAGAGACAACGGCGGAAATGATCATCACAAAAGCGGTGGCATCAGCGCGGGAATGGCTCTCTGCCCAAATACCCGAACTCAACGCTGCTCCAAACAGACGCAGTATGGAGAGAAGACCTTCATCTAGCGGGACTCGGCTGGATTGTGGGAGAAGGAACAGAGAAGTTATCGATCCTAGCACACGGTCACTACGTCAACTCCCCCCTGGTGGCAGAGGGTCTGGCGCTACGGGAAGCACTGCAATTCTGTATTGAGAAGAACATCCGACAAATACAATGTGAAACTGACTCGCTCCTGCTGGTCAAAGCACTCAACTCAGGACAGCAAGCAACAGAGAGATCTATGGCATTGTGGCTGACATAGACTGTCTTTCTTTAGCTTTTGATTCTATCTCCTTTTCTTGGATCCAACGAAATAGAAATGGAGAGGCCGATGCTTTGGCAAAGCAAGCCCTCTGGAATGAAGCTTGTGTAATGGCTCCCATAAACATTGGAGTTTAAGTTTCTATTGAATGAAATATGGTGTTACAAAAAAAAAAGAAAAAGACTAGTTTTCTTCTCACATCGAT
The DNA window shown above is from Brassica oleracea var. oleracea cultivar TO1000 chromosome C3, BOL, whole genome shotgun sequence and carries:
- the LOC106329940 gene encoding uncharacterized protein LOC106329940 encodes the protein WKRFYEKQYGAKNLSFVMEKMERSKVSFKWRELYEAKLKVVEEDEKEAVDRLKQRYKNEDARKQSRQTKLCAKTPPMKKPFWVLFQREPAYLQTCLQLQEATLVANK
- the LOC106331964 gene encoding multiprotein-bridging factor 1a → MAGVGPMTQDWEPVVIRKRAPNSAAKRDEKTVNAARRSGADIESVRKYNAGTNKAASSGTSLNTKRLDDDTENLAHERVPTELKKAIMQARTDKKLTQSQLAQIINEKPQVIQEYESGKAIPNQQILSKLERALGAKLRGKK